The segment AAATCTCAGTGTGATGAATGTAAACGAAAAAGAACTGAAAATAAACTGGTTAAAGAATTTAAAAGGCCTGTTGATGTGATTGATGATGGGGAAACATGTTTCCTTGAACAGGGGATTATCTGCATGGGGCCTGCTACCAGAGGTGGTTGCGGAGTACGCTGTATTGAAGGAAATGCTCCTTGCCGTGGTTGTTATGGCCCACCGCCCGATGTACCCGATCCGGGAGCTAAAATGCTTTCGGCTGTGGCTACCATGATTGATGCCAATACCCCCGAAGAAGTCGAAAAAATTGTTGCTACCATTGACGATCCTGCCGGAACTTTTTACCGCTTTAGTTTACCAGGTTCTATTTTAAGAAGAAAAGTAATTGTATGAAAAGAATAACCATTGATCCGATTACAAGGCTTGAAGGCCATGGTAAAATTGAAATCTTCCTTGACGATGAAGGAAGTGTTGACAATGTCTATTTTCAGGTTCCCGAACTCAGGGGATTTGAAAAATTTGTGGAAGGCCGTCCGGTAGAAGAATTGGCCCAGATTGTTACCAAGATTTGTGGTGTTTGCCCTGGTTGTCATCACATGGCTTCCGGAAAGGCTGCCGATGCTGTTTATAGGGTGGAACCAACGCCAACGGCAAAGAAAATCAGAGAGTTGTTTTACATGGCTCATTTTGTTCACAGCCATATTGCTCATTTTTATGCTTTGGCAGCTCCCGACTTTGTGGTTGGCCCTGATGCTCCGACTGCAAAAAGAAATATTCTGGGAGTGATTGAAAAAGTTGGAGTAGAAATCGGAACGGAAGTTATCAAACAAAGACGTCTGGCTCAGGAAATTCAGGCCTTACTTGGTGGACATCAGACACATGTGGTGCTAAACATTCCCGGTGGTGTCAGAAAAGGACTGAACGAAGAGCAAAGAGATGATATTGTCAGGAAAGCAGAAGGATTTATTGAATTTGCAAAATTCTCTCTGAAAATCTTTGAAGATGTTGTTCTGGCCAATTCTGCCTATGTTGACCTGATTGTCAATGGACCATACAGCCTGAAAATCCATTCAATGGGATTGGTAGATGAAAACAATAAGGTAAATTTTTATGACGGGAAGGTCAGGGTGGTTGACACCGAAGGTAAAGAATTGTTTAAATATGCTCCATCGGATTATACCAGATATGTAGCAGAAAGAGTTGAGCCATGGAGCTATCTGAAATTCCCGTATCTGAAAGAAATTGGATGGAAAGGCTTTATCGATGGAAATGATTCGGGTGTTTATCAGGCAACTCCATTGAGCCGACTGAATGCTTCGGATGGAATGGCTACCCCTTTGGCACAGATTGAATATGAGAAAATGTATAAAACTTTAGGTGGAAAGCCTGTTCATGCTACCCTGGCCATGCACTGGGCACGTTTGGTGGAATTGCTGTATTCAGCCGAAAGATGTCTTGAATTAGCTACCGACCCTGATATAACCGGAAAAGATTTGCGTGCTCCATTAACAAACATTCCTGAAGAAGGAGTAGGAATTGTGGAAGCCCAGCGTGGCACATTGACACATCATTACTGGACTGATAAAAAAGGAATTGTTACCAAAGCAAATATCATTGTTGGAACGACCAACAACAATGCAGCAATTTGTATGTCTATCAAAAAAGCAGCACAAGGGCTTATTAAAAAAGGACAGCCTGTTACTGATGGCATTTTGAATATGATAGAAATGGCCTTCAGGGCTTATGACCCATGTTTTTCATGTGCTACCCATTACCAACCGGGGGAAATGCCTTTGGTGGTGAATATAAGGGACAAGGAAGGGGAATTGTTGCAGAGCGTGAAAAGATAACTTTCTTGAAGGGGGATTTTTAATAGCGGGGGAATTAATTCCCCCGCTAATTGAATAAATCCTTTGTTTTTAT is part of the Sphingobacteriales bacterium genome and harbors:
- a CDS encoding oxidoreductase, giving the protein KSQCDECKRKRTENKLVKEFKRPVDVIDDGETCFLEQGIICMGPATRGGCGVRCIEGNAPCRGCYGPPPDVPDPGAKMLSAVATMIDANTPEEVEKIVATIDDPAGTFYRFSLPGSILRRKVIV
- a CDS encoding Ni/Fe hydrogenase subunit alpha, which encodes MKRITIDPITRLEGHGKIEIFLDDEGSVDNVYFQVPELRGFEKFVEGRPVEELAQIVTKICGVCPGCHHMASGKAADAVYRVEPTPTAKKIRELFYMAHFVHSHIAHFYALAAPDFVVGPDAPTAKRNILGVIEKVGVEIGTEVIKQRRLAQEIQALLGGHQTHVVLNIPGGVRKGLNEEQRDDIVRKAEGFIEFAKFSLKIFEDVVLANSAYVDLIVNGPYSLKIHSMGLVDENNKVNFYDGKVRVVDTEGKELFKYAPSDYTRYVAERVEPWSYLKFPYLKEIGWKGFIDGNDSGVYQATPLSRLNASDGMATPLAQIEYEKMYKTLGGKPVHATLAMHWARLVELLYSAERCLELATDPDITGKDLRAPLTNIPEEGVGIVEAQRGTLTHHYWTDKKGIVTKANIIVGTTNNNAAICMSIKKAAQGLIKKGQPVTDGILNMIEMAFRAYDPCFSCATHYQPGEMPLVVNIRDKEGELLQSVKR